One Glycine soja cultivar W05 chromosome 2, ASM419377v2, whole genome shotgun sequence genomic region harbors:
- the LOC114370907 gene encoding beta-1,2-xylosyltransferase XYXT1-like, whose product MLLISEWARNWNANNGSAVITCDYSHNGYDICTINGSTLLDQASSTLFALGPHTQQDKPHIPFKILPYTLKGDKTAMSNVKEVTLTLAPPKLSCGVTHHTPALVFSVGGYTGNFYHEINENFIPLFITINSLFPNQNVILVVLEGKSWWFKKYAELLSAFSPNHMIINTNNISTVHCFPSATIGLIKHGDMTIDPKLLPNPKTLLDFRAFLDKVYTKDDDTPFVYPNENGKPRLTLISRRGNVSRLLLNENDVIKVAEEIGFNVHVFEPKNTPMAKVYRLIHASDVLLGVHGAGLTNFLFLRPGSVLVQVVPIELYWASRTYYEKPPKFLGVDYIEYKIEPNESSLLERFGANSLVFKDPPAFHKGNWSKQRVYLKEQNVKINVVRFRKYLTKAYEKAKIFISKVN is encoded by the coding sequence ATGCTATTAATTTCTGAATGGGCCCGAAATTGGAATGCCAACAATGGTAGTGCTGTAATCACTTGTGACTATTCTCATAATGGTTATGATATATGCACAATTAATGGCTCAACACTTTTGGATCAAGCTTCCTCAACTCTCTTTGCTTTGGGTCCTCACACACAACAAGACAAACCCCACATTCCTTTTAAAATCCTTCCTTATACTCTCAAGGGTGACAAAACAGCAATGTCCAATGTCAAAGAAGTCACACTAACCCTAGCTCCACCAAAACTATCATGTGGTGTCACACACCATACCCCAGCCCTTGTATTCAGTGTGGGAGGTTACACCGGAAACTTTTACCATGAAATAAATGAGAACTTCATCCCACTCTTCATCACCATCAATTCCTTGTTCCCTAATCAAAATGTAATACTTGTGGTCCTGGAAGGTAAGAGTTGGTGGTTCAAAAAATATGCCGAATTATTATCAGCCTTTAGTCCCAACCACATGATCATCAACACAAATAACATATCCACTGTCCATTGCTTTCCATCAGCAACCATAGGGTTGATAAAGCATGGAGACATGACCATAGACCCAAAATTGCtaccaaaccctaaaacccttcTAGATTTTCGTGCATTTCTAGACAAAGTATATACCAAAGATGATGATACCCCATTTGTGTACCCTAATGAAAATGGGAAGCCACGTTTGACATTGATAAGTAGAAGAGGCAATGTGAGTCGTTTGCTTTTGAACGAAAATGATGTGATCAAGGTGGCTGAGGAGATAGGGTTCAATGTGCATGTGTTTGAGCCAAAAAACACGCCTATGGCCAAAGTTTATAGGCTAATTCATGCTAGTGATGTATTGTTAGGGGTGCATGGAGCAGGGTTAACAAATTTTTTGTTCCTTAGGCCAGGCTCGGTGTTGGTACAAGTGGTGCCTATTGAACTCTATTGGGCTTCAAGAACTTACTATGAGAAACCACCCAAATTCTTGGGGGTGGATTACATAGAGTACAAGATTGAACCTAATGAAAGCAGCTTGTTAGAGAGGTTTGGTGCTAATAGCTTGGTGTTCAAGGACCCGCCAGCTTTTCATAAAGGCAACTGGTCTAAGCAACGGGTATATTTGAAGGAGCAAAATGTGAAAATTAATGTAGTTAGATTTAGAAAGTATTTGACAAAAGCATATGAGAAggccaaaatatttattagcaaAGTTAATTAG